Genomic segment of Hydractinia symbiolongicarpus strain clone_291-10 chromosome 5, HSymV2.1, whole genome shotgun sequence:
ACGCAGAAGGGAATTTTTATCTCAAAATTGTCAAAATAGCATTACCTGAAACATCGGCTAAAGACGTGGAAATATTTGAGAATCTTGACTTTAAAAAAGATGATGACAATGCATTAGTTTGCCAGTGCCTTGGTAAGTGTTAACCTTAGCTTTTCGCAAATAATTATGTGGTAAAGtcttaattttaaatgcatGTGATGAAGTTCTTACAGACAACACAGTATTTTAATTACGTGCAAAATGCCAGTAGCCTTCTGCTAAATTTAGATTTCTGTGCATAATAAAGTGTTTTTCTAATATGCATAGGTATCCAAACTAAAGCATTATGAGTGTTATTAAATCTTTTGTCACAAATTCACTCCATTCATTAAGTTTTTCCTCTTTTCCCTTTTCGTTAAAAAATTCCATAAATACCTTTGACAATGTaagatttaattttgttatttgaACATATACACCCCCTATTTTTTTCTcacctaattttttaaaaaaacaatgcgtATTTGtgaacttttttaaaacttttgataaCGGCACGAACAAAAAAGTTGTTAACCATACATTTCTAAAAGTTCTctgtaaatttatattttaaaaaccgaCATATTTTTGTGTTGCCTATAATATTTGTCTTTATAGTACTTAAAAATTAATcaagtataaaaatatttagcatGATTTGTGTAAGACTGgctatatatttaatttttacagtttgttTCCTGGAATATATCTCCGAAAATGTTTAAACAAAATGGCACAGTTTTCTTAAAGAACAAAAATGGTTAAAATACACTCCTTTTTCAAGATTTACGGCGACTACCAGACATGTCTGCTGCAGTTGATTGTATTTGACTGTCTTTTGCAGAATATTTCTTACAACCCACAGCCGTTTAAACTGCAATTCCACCTAAATTTCCCAGTTCATCAGACAAGTAAAGCTAGTTATACTATATTGTTTTCGGCTGGTGcagaaactaattttaaaactgCATTATAAAGCTAAAAGTATGCTTAAAACGTCATAACTATGCTTGAAATATCTTCAGGAAAGACTGCGTATTTTATGATCCCAGGttttttataaccttttttaatttcagaCGTTTAAAAGAGACTTCATTATGTAACTATGCAAAAACTATTAGTGATCCATTTACTCTTGTTTGGCCTTAActaaactttattatttttcaacataatcagCTATTTTTATTAGATTACCAACTGTCAGTATGgatttaaaaaaactgctaATATATACCTGTAATATTAAGAGTGGATTATATGTATAGGTTAATAATATTTTCATAGATATAATGTGATAACTGTTTTGTTTCACTTTaggtatttttatttcatttttaggtGAATTTTTACTTGAAACTGAAAAACACAAAGGCATCAAAATTACTTTCCTCGACGAAACAAACGAGTATAGCACGATTCTTACAGTATTTGATTTATGTTCaaataacgaaaaaaatcaaatattagaCTTTCAATTCAAAGAGGAATCGAAAGAGCTTGCTAAAAATGGTAGTCTTTGTTTTAAGCACACCATCATAGAAGATAATAATcacacttttttaattaaagaagTATCACGTGTTGTAAACAAGGCTGATCACGTAAAAAACGTTGTAAGTTGTATTTCGGTTGTTTCAGGAAATACTGTGCACCAAGAGTCTGTCCCTTGTCAGTATCTTGAAAATGTTTTCCACACAGACAAAGCGGAGAATGTTTTTACTTTGAGAGTTATACATTGTCAAGAACCATCTATATCTGTGGTGGAGATTTTGGATAAAAGGGGTGTGGCTGTTGCTACCTCGCATACTATTGGTAGTTTTCAATTACCAACTCCATCTCAAGTTGCGGATGACGAGAAATGTTTTGTCCACACTAAAGCTTTTGAACGTGCTATGCTGATTAGAGGAAGAAAAGGCGATTGGGCAATTTTGAAATCCAGTTGGGTTGGGTATCGTGAGGGCCAGGACAATGCAAAAACTGTCCCcggaaatttaaaattatccCTATTTGTTTTGGACGGTAAGGATTCTGCATGGCATCCTATTAGTACTTCTAAAAACTTGATAGGCTTCGAATGGTCAATCGAAGGCTCTGCTGGTTGTGTTGATTTAGAATCTGGAACGATAAACTTATCTGAATGTTCGAAAAATATTGCAGAATATGCATGTTTAGCTTGTTCAATAGCAGTGTCCTTTCTACTTTGTCAACCCAGACGACCACCAACTGAAGTAAACAACGTTGTGATGCCTTATGCTAACGTTGCTGATGTTGAACCAAGCTTTGATATAGACACGATGAAGCTTTTAGTAAGAGTTGGTTTGTATTCTACCACGCTACCACGTTGGTATCATACCACATGTAAGGGTGATTCCATGTATCAGTTTCCTCCAGAATGCATAAAAAATTGTCAGTCTGTTTTTTGGGGCGACTTTGGCTATATCTATCGAAAAATGGATAGCTGAGGTGATGTAAAGTTGTGTGCACCGTATGCTTTGAATAAGACCTGGGAAGTTTattaaaattgatatttttattcttcTCTTTCCTCTCACCAATGGAATACACACTATTCATATAATATCTACATCATCATCAATGTCATCGTCAGTTAAGTTGTCACTGTCTttcaatataaatatttttctaaaacttAGAATCCAGGAGCTTCTAATAGAGGATAAAAAGGTGCTTTTATTTGACACATACTGttacatgaaaatgtttttaaaatttttgtgtagTGCACCTGTTGCTTGAAAAGTTGTATGTCCCAGTTTTAAATTAGTTATAGATCAGTTACAATTAgtactcaaaaaaaaatttccagaaAAGAAATATTAGATTAAACAAAATGCTTAACAACGTAAGAAATATTGTAGGCTCGaatgtattttttaagaaacattagCCTAACTTGCAAAACCAGTTTCTTGAAAGTAAAGTGTATACTAATGAAGCGAGTACTCGAAGCCTTTAATAAAGAATACGTCAAACTATTGTTAGGTGTCTTGTTAGAAAAATTTACTGATCATCGAGTCAAGCCAATATCCTTGCTGCTGTAATATTTATTGCGTGTGTCTCTTTGTTGAAAACGAGCCTCTACTGTtataaatgtaatttttagaatttttattgaATATGAATTTATGGTactatttaaacattttataaaatctgtaaataaatttttatttgtagtttattaattttttttatttttatttattattattgctAAGGCACgaattttttatatatctaCAGAAATAATACCAATTCTTTATTCCTTATATTAATACTTTGTGGTCAGCAAAAAGCATCAACTTAATATCCATCGACCGAAAgttagaaaagaaaacaaagaaacttaGACTATAAGCGGCAAGAACAAGGGAAACAAGAGGTCCAAAGAAAACGAGcaatttgtgttatttttaaacGTTTAATTGTTTGTTCCCATTGGGTATGgcgtgttttatttatatttgaacGTTGAATATTTTAAAGCAATTAGTGTGGAATTGCGAGTTTTCAATTTTGTATTTCAACTCTTTAATCTTTGTCTGTGATAATCTAATCAAAAATCTAGCAGTAGCACCAGAATTGAAAAATGGTTGTAGTTGTACAGTGCAGAATGCAATAAGTTATGATATGCTGGATGGCATAATTACtgtgaaaaatttttgttttactatTTGGGAAATTGTCACGAAGCAAATTGTGAATTTTAACTGGAAAGAAAAACATGTGGCGAATTGAAAATACTGAATGTGATGACTCTTTTGGGTATTATAAACGAGGcagttattttgaattctttcAAGTAATAAGTTTTTCTGAGAATAAACACTGAGGATtgcgttctgattggttaaaagtttacagCGAAATCTTCCGCTGCTAAAAAGTAGCAACTGTTTCTACTTTGCAAAGAAACcagttttttaaatcaaaatacaTACAAACACTGCTAAAATACATTTCACCGGCGAGTTCTCCGTCttattcgcttcgtgaaaatcccccttaacgttcttttccttttttcaacagtatttatataaaaaaaactcattttcctGGAAACTGCATATGGGAAATAAACTATTCAAGCTGCCATCCGAAATTGATTTAATCGTTGCCAGTCAAGCTGAATATGATTTTCTTCGCTTCGTCGATCAACATCCGACATTATACAGCACGAGCGTTCTTCAAAACGCTTTGTATCGGTACGAGAAATATTGGCTACCATTAGCAGCTAACCACGATGGCAATGCTTTGCGAGCTCCGTTAGATATACAATGGATCTGGCATTGCCATATCTTAACTCCTGACTACAGAAAAGATTGTGAAAAAATCGTCAACAAAATTGTTGATTATTCTCCTATGGTGTTTATTGGAAAAGATGAAGGTGAGAATGAGTCGAGAAGTTTATGGGAGCAAAAGTATCCTCAAGTACCCTACGATGCTGATCTGGGTAGTAACAATCCAGTTTTGTTGTGTGAGGATGGGTATGTTCGAAAAAGTACCTGTGATCTTATTAGTGTGGCAACACATCAAAGGATATTTAATTACAGCGTATCATTACCACATTACAGGGATAAACAGTTCTTAAAAAATGCCATGGCAAGATATAGTATTATGTTAAGTTTGATGCTTGAACATCCAGAAAAGACAATATTTCCTTGCTACGATGTTGATTTGGTTTGGCGTGCGCATCGCCTTTTTGTTTTACAGTATCACGAAGATATGCTATCAGTTTTGGGCAACCTTCCAAAGCAAAACACCTTGATATATGATAGAACCCCAGGATCGACTTTACAAGAGAATATTGCCACAACGAAGAAACTGTGGGAAGGTAAAGGAAAACCGTATGCTGTTCCTGGTTGCATGTTTCGGAATGAACCATCCCTACCTGAAATGCAAAATTACAGTGACGATCtgttaaaaattgtaaataaggTATGAATTCTGTCCTTgcagtatttttatattttttctgccTATTAAATGCTTTGTTGTGCCACAGCCAGACTATATCATTGAATCATCTTCTAAAGCTGTCTAAACAGATACTCTTAGActgataaatattaaaaaacaacccTTTCGAATTCACTAGTCTGAGAGTTCAcattttgattaattttttcttttaaaaatgtggCGTTATTCCACTGCGACAAAatataacttcttttttttttgaaaaactcaTATTATAATTTCAAACggattttttacgtttttaagACCATCAATTCTAATGTAAGCTTCCTAGACCAATTAGCGAAATATCTTTGCCTCTCTTTCATTCATAATATGAAATAACATACTACTAGGAATTCTTTTAAGTGAATTGTTCGTTGTAGCCCTAGTTAAATGTTGGTGAAGAAAGGAAAAGTCTGAAAATTAAATGCATTTCCCTTTGACGACTACATTACATGAAACCCTGTGTGATGTGTGTAATATTATTAGAACTCTTGTTTTAACTTGTAGTTTCTCTTACAGTTCGTTTTATTAAAAGTCACGTTACCATTGtgtattaaaaattaaagcatTTTTACTTCGTCATATTCAAGTATGTACTTTTTCTGCTGTCTCTTGTCACATGATCCTGTGATGTTGTTGTAATTTTAGACTTACGAAATCATATTCAGAGACATGAAGATTTATCATTATGCAGAACCCGACGAGAATGGGGATGTTGCATATTTTCAAATACTGAAAGCTGTTGCTCCTGGTGGAAATTTGAAAGGTGTGAATTTGTTCGGTAAAGTACCACTGAAATCGAGTGAAGATAACGCATTGTCGTACTCCTTTTCTGAAGGTatgcatttttttcttctaattgGAGTACGCAATATCACTGTCGTAAAATGTATAAGTGGCGCATTTTACCCAAGAAAGAATTTGGGCTCAGTAATAAATGGTGCCGAATTTAACGTGGTGTTTGTTTTTTGCATGCATTTGAAGCTGTTTAGTAATATCTAGGGcattaacgaaaaaaaaaatcattcttttgTTACTGTAGACGCATATACCTTGGATTCGTCACAACACAATGGACTGATAATTTACTGCCATCAAGGGACAAGTGAAAGCAGCGCTGTCCTTTCACTACCCCAACTTTTTCCCGATACTCATAATATCTGCTCTATTAGCTTAAACTTCGAAAACGACAAAAACGAAAATGTTGGACATGGTATTCTCCAATTTGAATACGCAGAATTATCTATCGGCGACTATGCATTTTCTATACAcgaactcacacggactgtgaGACATGCCAATCACATGAAAACAGTTCTGGATCGGGTTGAAGCTATATCGCAGAGTGTATTGTTTTTAGTGAAAGCTCCATGTGAGTATATCGACAATTTATTACAAACTAACATTGGACAGTACGTTTTCACTTGGAGGACGGTGCACTGTCAAAATCCAGCCCTGTCCGCagttgaaattttaaatcacaATGGTAGCGTTGTTGCGACAGCTCACACAATCGGCAGTTACCTTTTACCAAACAAAACACAAATTTCCGATCCAAGTAAAGCGTTTACGCATAACCCTTCAATAGAACGTGCGATGCTTATCCGTGGGAAAAAAGGAGATTGGGGCATTTTAAAATCCAGCTGGTATGGATTTCGGTTACcaagtaaaaaatcaaaaggaCGATTGGGTTATTTagaggtttctttgtttttaataaatggAAGTAACTCAGCCTGGCACTCTATACAGACTTTAGACATACATAAATACACACAATTTGACTGGAATATTAACGGAGGCAAAGGGTTTTTGGATATTGAAAGTGGACTAATCACTATAGCTGGTTGCGTGCAAGAAGTTTCCGAATATATCTGTATGGCTTGTGCAATTGCAGTATCATTTGTACTATGTCAACCAAGACCACCTCCACCTGCTAAAAGCAAGCCTTATCCGACTCTAGCTAAGAAAGACCGTCTTCTTCATCACAAATTGCATGTAGACTCAATGCCTTTCTTAGTTGCAGCTGGCTTGTATGCAAACCTGCCGCGTTGGTATCATGCGAGCCACCGCGGAGAATACATATATCAAATACCCCCGCAGTGTATCCAACCATGTCAAAAAGAATTTTGGGGAGATTTCGGCTACATCTTTGATTCAGAGGACAGATACACGtctgtattttatgaaaataaagGTTTATTTAGAAGAAAATCGCAGTGGGATGTCAAAGACAGTAATCAAAATTACAGTTCGCCTTTCATAAAAAGCGACGATATTAGTTATTATAGGGGAATTATAAATCCAGATGATGATTCCCCATCTGAGCAAAAGAATAGCGGGAAGTGTGATGATAGGAACAACGCAAATAACAATACTGATGAGGACTTTGTCAATTCTTCTGGGAACACGCAAGATACAATGGGCAGTTATAACAAAATATTCAATACAGATGACCAAAAACCAATCGACGTAAATCTTGGTGAGCAGGAAGATTTCAATGATGTTGATTCTGTTGGTGAAAATGACGGAGTCattaaaaaagatgtttttgGAAATGACGCTTCAGGGGAAGACAGAACCAATCACAAGAAAGATGTAGAAACAACGTTAACACAGAAAGGAAGTTATGACGAAACCCAATACGTCCCTGAGGCGTTCGCTGAAGGGAATTCTAACAAGTTGCAATATTTAGACTGTCTGGATCATGTGGTCGGAAATAGAGATGATCTAGATAATGACGACGGAACAGTGGTTGAAGAAGTGGAAGCAGTTAACAGGATTGATAATGCTGATTCAAACATGACTTGTGAAAATGAAGCACCAGTTATTAGTGACGACGATGCGAATCAAGTTACTAACAGTAGCCCCGATAGTAAGGGTGAATTTAAAGTCGTGAATGTAGACAATGGTAGCTCGATATTTAAGGGAAACATGAATGATACTGGTCAAAAAGTTGGGGGAATGGATATAGTTGAAAATAATGTGGAAGATTTTAGGAGTGTGCGTGATGTTACTGAGGATCCTGCTGCTGAGCCAAGTATCGCTGAGATAGAGAAAGCTAACTTTATTAATCAAAGGGCTGGCAAAGAAAGTGTTGATGTTTTCCAAAGCGTTTCTGATGTGGGCCAAGATGAAAAGGAAACTAATGTTGAAGTTGAAGATGAAGATGCATATGGGACGAGCTTATTCGACGAGGATACTACCTTAGGAACAATGAGTGGTGATGATCAGGATGATATTGTAATCACGAATAATATCTCTGAAGAGCAAATTCAAGATGTGAACATGACAAAAACAGAAGCCGGCACCTTTGATTCTGATCAGGAAGTGGAAGAAAAGGATTTAATTGAAGATAATAGGGAAGACGATGAGCATATGATAGATGTAACTGAAGATTCTAATGCTACCGATGGAGATACGAAACACTCGATCGGCATTGAAAATATACATAATGTTTGTGATGCAAAAGAAATTTCGCCGTTTCTTAATGTGAAAGATAGTGGCGAATTTACGGTGGAGAGTACTTACAGAAATTCAAAATTAGGGGAAGACTTTGGGAATGAAATTCAAAATCTGTCATATGATATCGATGTCTTGAATGATAAAAGTCAGGATAAGGAGAATAAAAGTAAAAGTTGTGTTGCTATGGAGTCTACGGGTGTGCTTGACGTTGTTCAAGTTGTCGAAGAAAATGAGAATGAACCTGTTGAAGATGGATATGAACACAGCAGCAAATATGGTGCTACTGATGAAGATGACTCTAACACTCTACATTCTGTTTCTAGTATCAGTTTTTCCGAGAGAGGTGCTAAGTTAGGAACATCGATTGGTTCTGATCAAGGTAATAATTTAATCAAAGGTAATGTCCCTAGAAAGCATATTGAGGATGTAAACATGACAGAAGCAGGCACTGGTTCCATTGTTCATGAAGATGTCTCTACAAGAGATTCTGCTTTGTTTACACAAACTGTTGACATTCCCACTACCATGGAAAAACCAAGTGACAGCATGActaaagaagaaattttaaggACTAATCAAGATGCTTTTACTCATGGCGATGAGGCCATTATTACCAGTGAGAATGATCAAACTGGGAAAAAAACAAGTACTGACGACGAAGAAAATGATCAGCATGTCTTTTCTGATGAAAAAGCAATAGAAGACAATAATTATAAGGCAGTTGAATATATGGTTTCTGATTTGGAAAAAAGTGATAACATTGTAGTTATTGATGATGCTTTACATGAACGTAATAGAAATAGGCAGAGTTTCTCTGTTTACGATGAAAATGAGATTACAAACATCGAAGTGAATAGCAAACAATGCATTGTAGGTGATATATTAGAA
This window contains:
- the LOC130644675 gene encoding uncharacterized protein LOC130644675 — its product is MGNKSTKSDVKEVKLLSNIDLISAAQAEYDFLRLVDKHPALYSTTVLKNAMHRYETYWLPLIAEHDDFLPAPLDIEWIWHCHILNPRVYVKDCEKIVNKVIDHRPMMLIKEKLQKSKELWHKKYPEVTFDAIISTNSPPLLYSEPLQQKSTYDVVKAAQRQRVFNYNSSFPHFRDATFLRNAVSRYLTMLEIMRDNPKNFVVPCYDNDLIWHTHQLFVTYYQSDTVSILGRVLGHDDSTSDRTPGSQLESGTSATKKLWKNIGKSFGVPGGMYRGEPPVPDIQNSNDVFGIASKTLNIHLKSIKLHDVTNAEGNFYLKIVKIALPETSAKDVEIFENLDFKKDDDNALVCQCLGEFLLETEKHKGIKITFLDETNEYSTILTVFDLCSNNEKNQILDFQFKEESKELAKNGSLCFKHTIIEDNNHTFLIKEVSRVVNKADHVKNVVSCISVVSGNTVHQESVPCQYLENVFHTDKAENVFTLRVIHCQEPSISVVEILDKRGVAVATSHTIGSFQLPTPSQVADDEKCFVHTKAFERAMLIRGRKGDWAILKSSWVGYREGQDNAKTVPGNLKLSLFVLDGKDSAWHPISTSKNLIGFEWSIEGSAGCVDLESGTINLSECSKNIAEYACLACSIAVSFLLCQPRRPPTEVNNVVMPYANVADVEPSFDIDTMKLLVRVGLYSTTLPRWYHTTCKGDSMYQFPPECIKNCQSVFWGDFGYIYRKMDS
- the LOC130644674 gene encoding uncharacterized protein LOC130644674, whose product is MGNKLFKLPSEIDLIVASQAEYDFLRFVDQHPTLYSTSVLQNALYRYEKYWLPLAANHDGNALRAPLDIQWIWHCHILTPDYRKDCEKIVNKIVDYSPMVFIGKDEGENESRSLWEQKYPQVPYDADLGSNNPVLLCEDGYVRKSTCDLISVATHQRIFNYSVSLPHYRDKQFLKNAMARYSIMLSLMLEHPEKTIFPCYDVDLVWRAHRLFVLQYHEDMLSVLGNLPKQNTLIYDRTPGSTLQENIATTKKLWEGKGKPYAVPGCMFRNEPSLPEMQNYSDDLLKIVNKTYEIIFRDMKIYHYAEPDENGDVAYFQILKAVAPGGNLKGVNLFGKVPLKSSEDNALSYSFSEDAYTLDSSQHNGLIIYCHQGTSESSAVLSLPQLFPDTHNICSISLNFENDKNENVGHGILQFEYAELSIGDYAFSIHELTRTVRHANHMKTVLDRVEAISQSVLFLVKAPCEYIDNLLQTNIGQYVFTWRTVHCQNPALSAVEILNHNGSVVATAHTIGSYLLPNKTQISDPSKAFTHNPSIERAMLIRGKKGDWGILKSSWYGFRLPSKKSKGRLGYLEVSLFLINGSNSAWHSIQTLDIHKYTQFDWNINGGKGFLDIESGLITIAGCVQEVSEYICMACAIAVSFVLCQPRPPPPAKSKPYPTLAKKDRLLHHKLHVDSMPFLVAAGLYANLPRWYHASHRGEYIYQIPPQCIQPCQKEFWGDFGYIFDSEDRYTSVFYENKGLFRRKSQWDVKDSNQNYSSPFIKSDDISYYRGIINPDDDSPSEQKNSGKCDDRNNANNNTDEDFVNSSGNTQDTMGSYNKIFNTDDQKPIDVNLGEQEDFNDVDSVGENDGVIKKDVFGNDASGEDRTNHKKDVETTLTQKGSYDETQYVPEAFAEGNSNKLQYLDCLDHVVGNRDDLDNDDGTVVEEVEAVNRIDNADSNMTCENEAPVISDDDANQVTNSSPDSKGEFKVVNVDNGSSIFKGNMNDTGQKVGGMDIVENNVEDFRSVRDVTEDPAAEPSIAEIEKANFINQRAGKESVDVFQSVSDVGQDEKETNVEVEDEDAYGTSLFDEDTTLGTMSGDDQDDIVITNNISEEQIQDVNMTKTEAGTFDSDQEVEEKDLIEDNREDDEHMIDVTEDSNATDGDTKHSIGIENIHNVCDAKEISPFLNVKDSGEFTVESTYRNSKLGEDFGNEIQNLSYDIDVLNDKSQDKENKSKSCVAMESTGVLDVVQVVEENENEPVEDGYEHSSKYGATDEDDSNTLHSVSSISFSERGAKLGTSIGSDQGNNLIKGNVPRKHIEDVNMTEAGTGSIVHEDVSTRDSALFTQTVDIPTTMEKPSDSMTKEEILRTNQDAFTHGDEAIITSENDQTGKKTSTDDEENDQHVFSDEKAIEDNNYKAVEYMVSDLEKSDNIVVIDDALHERNRNRQSFSVYDENEITNIEVNSKQCIVGDILEAKNMTTLCQDNSISDGDIKILTENKKTETEALSKEFSLNENDHKNDDNILMADEKVMEVKSDGGTCKNEITDNAHEEATKEKVDNITSNDKEYDRNSKQENHGVDKERKDLILKVNSIATKKMELPKSVAIDQIIRKNGDGNATEDLSNIDSLKVEELTPFNIQSRTSNSSSDAMHNIFTRPVKGYIDLDEIYDERETNDVIVENGVTMDDSCGDKETVIIKDEYNDTLDTKIEVNNINGIDRHEDGYPHANYVSKVTENEIINSMLEDPCNHESRNNNVDFVDHDEAFYMESTDVGNIKHQCDKQTCLNGKCPDNNDHSHENGNETFSNKMINIDNEQLNSGMFFI